One window from the genome of Actinoplanes teichomyceticus ATCC 31121 encodes:
- a CDS encoding ABC transporter ATP-binding protein yields MTALIHARGLIKRFGDFTAVDGIDVDVQAGEAFGFLGPNGAGKSSTMRMIGCVSPPTDGVLRILDMDPRHDGPRIRARLGVCPQLDNLDAELTVRENLTTYARFFGIPRATARRRAAELLEFVQLAERAGSKVEPLSGGMKRRLTIARALVNEPDIVLLDEPTTGLDPQARHLVWERLFRLKQQGVTLVLTTHYMDEAEQLCDRLVVMDGGRIVAQGSPRELIERHSTREVVELRFATEDQGSYTGKLAGIAARVEVLPDRVLLYVADGDDALAEVHRRALGPASALVRRSGLEDVFLHLTGRTLVD; encoded by the coding sequence GTGACGGCACTCATCCACGCCCGCGGTCTGATCAAGCGGTTCGGCGACTTCACCGCGGTGGACGGCATCGACGTCGATGTGCAGGCCGGTGAGGCGTTCGGCTTCCTCGGGCCGAACGGCGCCGGCAAGAGCTCCACCATGCGGATGATCGGCTGCGTCTCGCCGCCCACCGACGGGGTGCTGCGCATCCTGGACATGGATCCGCGGCACGACGGCCCGCGGATCCGGGCCCGGCTCGGCGTGTGCCCCCAGCTGGACAACCTCGACGCGGAGCTGACCGTCCGGGAGAACCTGACGACCTATGCGCGCTTCTTCGGCATCCCGCGCGCGACCGCCCGTCGCCGCGCGGCCGAGCTGCTGGAGTTCGTGCAGCTCGCCGAGCGGGCCGGCAGCAAGGTGGAGCCGCTGTCCGGCGGCATGAAACGCCGGCTCACGATCGCCCGGGCGCTGGTCAACGAGCCCGACATCGTGCTGCTCGACGAGCCGACCACCGGTCTCGACCCGCAGGCGCGCCACCTGGTCTGGGAGCGGCTGTTCCGGCTCAAGCAGCAGGGTGTGACGCTGGTGCTGACCACGCACTACATGGACGAGGCGGAGCAGCTCTGCGACCGGCTGGTGGTGATGGACGGCGGCCGGATCGTCGCGCAGGGCTCGCCGCGTGAGCTGATCGAGCGGCACTCCACCCGGGAGGTGGTCGAGTTGCGGTTCGCCACCGAGGACCAGGGGTCGTACACGGGAAAGCTCGCCGGGATCGCCGCCCGGGTCGAGGTGCTGCCCGACCGGGTGCTGCTCTACGTCGCCGACGGCGACGACGCCCTGGCGGAGGTGCACCG